The segment AACTCACATCCCTCGGAAGACTTGTTACACAGATGAAAATTGATATAATAGAGGCAAAATGATAGTCCTTGACCATGTATTTAAAAAATATGGAGACCTCGTTGCTGTAAATGATGTCTGCCTCGAAACAAAGGCAGGCGAGATATTTGGGTTCCTCGGCCCCAACGGTGCTGGAAAAACTACTGCAATCAGGATGATAATGGGGCTTATGAAACCCACCTCAGGGACCATAACCATTGATGGCCACGACATCCAGAAAGACCCGATTTCTGCAAAAAAGGTACTGGGTTATATACCTGACAGGCCGTTCCTCTATGAGAAACTCACAGCATGGGAATATATGAAATTCATTGCAGGCATGTACGGAGTGGAAGACAGGGTTTTAAAGGGCAGGGGGATTGAATTCCTTGAGATATTTGAATTGACTGATTGGGCAAATGAACTCATAGAGAATTTTTCCCATGGCATGAAGCAGAGGCTCTGCCTTTCAGCAGCCTTTATGCGGAGGCCGAAGGTGATGGTGCTGGATGAGCCTGTTGTTGGCCTTGACCCGAGGGGAGCAAGGCTCCTCAAGGAAATCCTTCGCACATCCCGCGACCAGGGCATGACAATATTCATGTCAACACATATACTTGAAATAGCAGAGCAGATGTGCGACAGGATAGGGATTATACATAATGGAAAGATGATTGCCCTCGGCACAATACACGAAATCAAGGAACAAGCCCATGCAACAGATAGCAAACTTGAACAGGTCTTCCTGCATCTTACAGGCGGAGAGGATGTTATAAACCTCATCAGGACGCTTCAGGCATAATAATCATGCGTGAGTTTTTTCTACTACTTGCACCGCACTTCTGGACACTGAAAAACAGTGTCCTGCGTTTTGACCGCGCTACTTATATAAAATCTTTCTTTTTCATTCTGCTGGCAACAGGGTTCTGGCTTGGAACAATACGAGTTCTGAATATTGTATTGGTGAGGCTGCATGGCATGTCAGCCGAGGTTGGAGCCGTAATTGTGCTCAAGGGTTTTGCCCTGCTCCTGATGATCGTGTTTTTCTTGCTCATCTTCAGCGGCCTCCTTTTTGCTACAAATTGCTTCTACCTCTCAAAGGAGCTTCCCATGGCCCTGTCTTTCCCTGTGCTATGGGATAATATTTATCTTTCCAAATGGGTGGAAACACTGATAAAGTCCTCATGGATGGTCTTACTCTTTGGGATACCTGTTTTCCTGTCCTTCGGCAAGCTCTTCAATGTTTCAGCCTGGTATTATGTCTGGTTTCTGCCAGCATTGGCCTTATTTGCAGGTATTTCTGTCGGGATAGGGATATTGATTGCAATTGTTCTCATGGCAGTATTGCCTGCAAGGCAGGCCAGGAATCTCTTTGTTTTTATGGGACTCCTGATGTTTGTGGTTCTTTTTCTGCTGTTTAGATTCTTGAGGCCCGAACGATTTGCCAATCCAGAATGGTTTGCCACCCTGGCCATCTTTCTGTCTGAAATGAAATTACCTGTCTTTGTATTCCTCCCGAGCATGTGGACAATAGAGGTGCTGTCGCCATTTTTTGGAACAGGAGAGGGAACGCCTGTGTTATACGGCCTGCTGTTGATCTCTACTCTCAGTGTCCTGATTATATTCGGGCACTGGCTCTTCAAAAGGTTCTACTATAATGGCTGGGTTAAGGCCCAGGAAGGCCAGAAGGTCTTTTTGACATCATCAGAAATTATTCCCACGCAGGCTGGCAGGAAAGGGTTTTCTCTGAATATAATATACCGCGGTTTTTTAAAGATTACTGCCGGCCTTGCGAGAAGACAAAGGCGCGCCCTCATTGAAAAGGACCTTACTGTATTTTTCCGGGACATTGCTCAGTGGTCTCAGTCACTTTTACTCATGGCGCTGGTAATTATTTATCTTTTCAGCATCAGGGCATTACCACTGGACTGGGGCACTTTTCTGAGCGTTCAGCTCAAATACATAATCTCATTCCTTAATGTGGGTCTTGTGGGGATTGTCATAGCGGCTATATCATCCCGCTTCGTATTTCCATTGGTGAGTCGTGAGGGAAATGCCTTCTGGATAATAAGGGTCTCTCCAATAAGCCTCCGCAGGTTTTTATGGAGCAAATACCTTCTCGCCTTTATTCCACTATTTTTGCTTGCACAGGTTCTTATTGTAGTATCCAATCTATTTTTAAGAGTGGATGTCTGGTTCATGATTTTAGGTATCCTTACAGGTTCAATCATGGCTGCCTCGATAACAGGGCTTGCAATTGGCATGGGAGCATCCTATGCCAGGTTCCCAACAGAAAGTACAACCCAGTCACCCACCGGTTTTGGAGGCACTGTTTACATGCTCCTATCAATCGCACTTATTGCTATTACTATAGCCCTGGAGGTCATTCCTACGGCAGTTATCTTTATTAAAGAGGTCACCAAAATGAGCCTTACATTGCGGGCATGGTTAATTATGGGTTTATTCTTTTTATCAGCCCTTATCCTTAATATCTCTGCCCTATGGTTTTCCATGAAGCGAGGCGAGAAAAAACTGATAAGACTTGAAGTAACAGATTAAATCAGCCATTCAAACCCACCTGATCTTTACGAGGTGCTCAACTTTTTTAAATTCAGGGTCCCCGGTAACAATAGTGGCTTTGTGTTCAATGGCCGAGGCAATTACGAAGCAGTCAGCATAGGATATACTGTATTCAGCCTTGTACTCGGCAGCCTGGAAGATCAGGCTATTAGGCACATCCAGGATAGTGAAATTTAACCGCTCTATATGGGCAATGACCTCTATCTTTTTAAGGTCACCAAATTCCCTTTTAGTAATATAAATTATTTCACCAAGATTTATGACATTAATGTATTTTGGAGATCCTGTCTTCTTAATTTCTGAAAGAATGTCTACAACTTCATCAAAGCCCTTTTCTTTTTGAAAAAACTTTAAAAGGGCATGGCTGTCAAAAATATAAGAGTCTGCCATTTTATCTAAAATCCTTTTTGCGCTCTTTCAGGAGCTGCTCGGAGAGGGAAGGTTTTGCTGGTAAAGCCCCGCAGGCAGCCTTAATTGGGTCATCAACAGGTGGAATAAGATATATGATGCCCCCATATTCCATCACCTGCAACTCTGAGCCAACCTGTATGTTGTATTTTTTCCTTAATTCCACAGGAATAACAATCTGTCCTTTGGCAAGAGTTTTAACAGTTGTCATAAATTCCAACCTCCTCTCTAAAAGTTAGACATATATTTTAATGGTATAACTTTTTCATGATTTTGTCAAACCTACCTTTATTTTTAAATTTAAATATTGAACCTGAAATTTATAATATCTCCATCTTTTACAATATAATTTTTGCCTTCAAGCCTCAAAAGCCCCTTTTCTTTTGCCTTTGCCATGCTTGCACCTGAATCTATAAACTCGTTAAAGCCTATTACCTCAGCCCTTATGAACCCCCGCTCAATGTCTGAGTGAATCTTGCCTGCGGCCTTAAGGGCTTCCATTCCCTGTTTTATCGTCCATGCCTTTACCTCATCTTCACCCACGGTGAAAAAAGAAATCAGGCCAAGCAGACTGTAGGAAAGCCTTATAAGTTTGTTGCGGACAGGCTCTTTTATTTTTAAGTCATCTAAGAATGCCCTTGCCTCCTCTGCTAAAAGCTGAGCTATCTCCATCTCCACCTTTCCGCACAAAGAGAGTGACGAGTGACGAGTGACAAGTGACAAGTTTTTGTATTTACTCTGAAAATACCCTTCTACCTCTTTTAGGAGGTTACTTGCCTTCTCTGTATTCAGATCGTTTTCTCCTATATTGATTACTACAATCTCTGGTTTTGTGGAAAGAAACTGTAATGTCCTCATGGCCTTCTGCTCATCAATATTAAATTCAATGTCCCTCAGGGCTGTCTCTTTTTCAAGGGCATCCTTGCATTTCAAAAGGAGCCTCTTCTCTGCCTCATCAGGCTTTTTGCCCCGCTTTGCCCCCTGCTCTATCCTCTCAAGCCTTTTTTCTACTAGCTCAAGGTCGCTAAATATGAGTTCAAGCTCAAGTGCCTCTGCATCGCGCCTTGCATCAATGTTTCCCATAGGATGCGCCACCGCATCGTCTTCAAATGCACGCACAACATGAACGGCTGCATCCACGTCTTTTATCAGGTCATAGACTTTCCTATTCTGCTCTGTGTCACCCTTTGTAAGACCGATATAATCAATGTATTCAACTGTCGCATAGGTGGTCTTTTTAGGTTTATAAATTTCTGAGAGTTTATCCACACGCAAGTCAGGCACCTGCACAACGGCGATATTCGGCTCGCCTCCTGTTGTGGGATATATGGTTGTCTCGATGTCCTGACCTGTGAGGGCATTGAAAATAGTTGTCCTGCCTGAATTGGAAAGGCCGATGATGGCAAGCTTCATTAAGGGGTCTTCACCTTTCTCCCTTTTGTCAGACCCGTCTCCCGACTGATCGGGATTCGCAGAGGAGAATGGGAAATGATATAAATTCTTTTATAAAAATTGCAACTCCTGCCGCTATCTTGCATCCTTATTCTTTGGCCTTCTGTTTGCCTCGAGGACTTTCTTTCTGATACGCACTGACTGTGGTGTGACTTCAACGAGCTCATCTTCTTTTATAAACTCTATTGCGTGTTCAAGGCTCATGCCCTTTGGCGGTATAAGCTGCAGTGCGTCATCTGAGCCTGCTGCCCTCATGTTGGTGAGCTTCTTTTCCTTTATCACATTGACATCTATATCATTGTCCCTCGAATTCTCGCCTATGACCATGCCCTCGTAGACATGGGTATTCTCTTTTATAAAAAGAGTGCCTCTCGGCTGTAAGTGGAATAAGGCATATGTCGTGGCCTTTCCGGCTCTGTCAGCAACAATCGCTCCTGTGGAACGCTTTGATATCTCATCTTCTGCATCTTTCCCCTGCGCATTCCTGCCTGCTGGGTTACTATCCCAACAAACTCCTCAGGCACATCTATCACAAGAAGCTCCATTGGCTCATGCAACTGGCCATTTATATGTTTTGTTATTGTCTCAGGCATAGAGACAGAGAGTTCATAGCCTTCCCTCCTCATCATCTCGATGAGAATCGCAAGCTGCAGCTCTCCCCTCCCCATGACATTGAAAGAATCAGTGTTGTCAAAATCAACTTTAATTGCTACATTGTATAAAAGCTCTTTTTCAAGGCGTTCTCTCAGATTCCTTGATGTGACATACTTCCCTTCCTTGCCTGAAAACGGAGAGGTATTCACAGAAAAGACCATAGAGATCGTCGGTTCATCTACTCTTATCCGCGGAAGTGGTTTCGGATTCTCTAAATCTGTTATAGTATCACCGATGTTTATCCCTTCGACCCCTGCAACTGCAACAATATCTCCGGCTGATGCCTCCCCTATCCCAATCCTTTCAAGCCCCTGAAATCCATACAGGGATGTTATCTTTGTCTTTATGGCTGAGCCGCTGCTGTTAATCACAGATAACCAGTCTCCGTCCCTTATAGTCCCGGAGAATATCCTGCCGATTGCGAGCCTTCCGACATAGTCGTTATAATCAATATTGGTGACAAGCATCTGCAATGTCCCTTTGTCATCTCCTGCAGGAGGAGGGATTGTCTTGAGGATTAATTCAAAGAGGTTTCTTAAATCCTTCGAATCTTCATCCATCGAGAGTTTTGCTACGCCCTGTTTTGCATTTGTATAAACTATGGGAAATTCGAGCTGGTCTTCGGTTGCATCGAGGTCTATAAAAAGGTCGTATATCTCGTTAAGCACTTCCTGTATCCTTGCATCAGGCCTGTCTATTTTGTTTATTACTACAACCGGCGGAAGATTCAGTTCAAGGGCTTTTTTAAGCACAAACCTTGTCTGTGGCAGCGGGCCTTCTGATGCATCAACGAGCAACAGCACACCGTCAACCATCTTCAATGTCCTCTCGACCTCTCCTCCAAAATCAGCATGCCCCGGGGTATCAACGACATTGATCTTAACGCCTGTGTATTCGATGGCAGTGTTTTTAGCCATTATGGTGATGCCCCGCTCACGCTCAAGGTCGATGTTGTCCATAATCCTTTCCTGTACCTTCTCGTTTGAGCGAAATATGCCTGCCTGCTTGAGCAGGCCATCAACAAGTGTTGTCTTCCCATGGTCAACATGGGCAATGATGGCAATATTCCTTAAATCTTCACGTCCCATATTCTATTCAGTCCGCGCCTTTGCCGGCTGGATCTTT is part of the Nitrospirota bacterium genome and harbors:
- the ychF gene encoding redox-regulated ATPase YchF; protein product: MKLAIIGLSNSGRTTIFNALTGQDIETTIYPTTGGEPNIAVVQVPDLRVDKLSEIYKPKKTTYATVEYIDYIGLTKGDTEQNRKVYDLIKDVDAAVHVVRAFEDDAVAHPMGNIDARRDAEALELELIFSDLELVEKRLERIEQGAKRGKKPDEAEKRLLLKCKDALEKETALRDIEFNIDEQKAMRTLQFLSTKPEIVVINIGENDLNTEKASNLLKEVEGYFQSKYKNLSLVTRHSSLSLCGKVEMEIAQLLAEEARAFLDDLKIKEPVRNKLIRLSYSLLGLISFFTVGEDEVKAWTIKQGMEALKAAGKIHSDIERGFIRAEVIGFNEFIDSGASMAKAKEKGLLRLEGKNYIVKDGDIINFRFNI
- a CDS encoding AbrB/MazE/SpoVT family DNA-binding domain-containing protein, encoding MTTVKTLAKGQIVIPVELRKKYNIQVGSELQVMEYGGIIYLIPPVDDPIKAACGALPAKPSLSEQLLKERKKDFR
- a CDS encoding ABC transporter ATP-binding protein; this encodes MIVLDHVFKKYGDLVAVNDVCLETKAGEIFGFLGPNGAGKTTAIRMIMGLMKPTSGTITIDGHDIQKDPISAKKVLGYIPDRPFLYEKLTAWEYMKFIAGMYGVEDRVLKGRGIEFLEIFELTDWANELIENFSHGMKQRLCLSAAFMRRPKVMVLDEPVVGLDPRGARLLKEILRTSRDQGMTIFMSTHILEIAEQMCDRIGIIHNGKMIALGTIHEIKEQAHATDSKLEQVFLHLTGGEDVINLIRTLQA
- a CDS encoding type II toxin-antitoxin system VapC family toxin, which codes for MADSYIFDSHALLKFFQKEKGFDEVVDILSEIKKTGSPKYINVINLGEIIYITKREFGDLKKIEVIAHIERLNFTILDVPNSLIFQAAEYKAEYSISYADCFVIASAIEHKATIVTGDPEFKKVEHLVKIRWV